The sequence below is a genomic window from Candidatus Rokuibacteriota bacterium.
CCTGCTCGCTCTCCTCGGCGGGGAGACGCCGCTGGTCGAGCAGAACCAAACGGTCCCCGGCCCAGCGGACGGGCGTGATCACCCGAGCACCCGCCGCGCGGCCAGCCTCGCTTCGAGCAGGTCGCGCGAGATCCCGGCGATCCGGATCAGCTTGTCACGGCCGTGGGCCCCGCGCACGAGGTGGACCTGAGCGCGCGGGACGAGGAGGGCGCGGGCCAGGAGGTCGACGACCGCGCGGTTGGCCCGATCGGCGAGGGGCGGGGCCGTCACGCGGATGCGCAGCGTGTTCCCGTCCCAGCCGATCACCTCGGTGGCAGACGACCGCGGCTGCACCCGGACGTGGAGCAGCGTGGAATCAGCCCGCTGCGGGCCCTTCATCGGCCA
It includes:
- a CDS encoding DUF167 domain-containing protein, with protein sequence MKGPQRADSTLLHVRVQPRSSATEVIGWDGNTLRIRVTAPPLADRANRAVVDLLARALLVPRAQVHLVRGAHGRDKLIRIAGISRDLLEARLAARRVLG